The sequence below is a genomic window from Cucumis melo cultivar AY chromosome 5, USDA_Cmelo_AY_1.0, whole genome shotgun sequence.
CAAAGGAAAACATCTAAATTTTGGAGATCAATCAAGTACGCCGGCAAAAACTGTTTCACCAGAAGCAGATGGACATTGGCAGGCATTCCAAAGCCTTTTACTTCGAGATGCTGATACAGAAAAACATCATGCTGATCAAAGCTTGTTTACTATGGAGCGTGAGACCAAGCAGAAAAGACGACAAACTAAAGTTGGTGATGATCCACTAATTGCTCAGGGATCGAACAGAGATGTAATCCAAGAAAATGGTGCTACAGACATTGATAGAATTGGTGCAAGAATCAACCACGTGTCAAGGGCATCAAATGATGAATTATTAACTTCTCGAAGAGATGGTATATCTGGGGATGGTCACTTGAATGTGCAGGCTATAGAACTAGATGGAGGAAGAAATGGCTACAGGAGGCCTGGTAGTGATGATTTTATGGTTTATGGTCAAAAGGGTCAAACTTTCTCTAACGCCCACTCAGATCCCTTAGCTGTAAGTGGCTTTGATATTAGAAAAGCAAGCTATGATAAAAGTTCTTCAAATAATTTGGATGGTGATTCTTACATAGTTCCATTAAGATCGATGTCAATGGATGCAGTTGGAAAAGAAGGTAGAACTGCTGTTGACATGGATTCTGAGTTTCCATCTTCAAATCATAAGGCAGAAAATTTGTCCAATAGAGTTGCTACCTACGAGCCAGACGTACTGAATCTGATGCCAAAACGTGAAACAGAAAATGAACCTGTTGGTTATGATCCTGCTTTAGAATATGAAATGCACGTTCATGCTGGACGCATGCCAACAGTAGATAAGAAGAAGGAAGTGGTAACTGATGTTAAAAAAGGAGTTAAAAGGTTGGACAATGATCGTAAGCCAAAAATCACTCCAGATAGGAAAGCTGGGGGGCCAATAAGGAAGGGAAAACCTTCTAAGTTGAGTCCTCTAGATGAAGCACGAGCACGTGCTGAAAAGCTAAGAACTTATAAAGCTGATCTCCAGAAATTGAAGAAGGAGAAGGTATCATGTTAGAAGTGCTTTACTTTACAATCACATTTAAACGGAACCATAAATCTAAAGTAGTTAAAAGTCTGTGGTTTCTATGCTGCatgtatattatttttcttgttaGTCACATCTCAAAGTTGCAGATGTTTTTTTCCTCCTAGTTTCTTCAGGATATATAACTTATTCTAAAATTTTCCATCCAGGAGGAGGAAGCAATAAAAAGAATAGAAACTTTGAAGCTAGAGAGGCAGAAGAGAATTGCTGCAAGGGGTAACAATAGCAACTCTGCTCAGTCGTCATTGCCCTCTCAGCAAACTAGAAAGCTCCTGCCAACGAAAATGTCACCCAGCTCTCAGAAAGGATCAAAATTTAGTGATTCAGATCCAGGACCATCATCTCCTCTGCAAAGGTTCCCCATCAGAATGCCTTCAATTGGTTCCAATGATTCCAACAAAGCTGCAAAACCCAGCAGATTGAACGGTGGAAATCACTCAGCTGGAAACCGGTTAATTCAATCTGTACCTTCATTAACTAAACTAAAGAAAGAGAACAGTGATGCCACAAATGACAAAAAAGTATCCATGGCTCGTATCAGAAGATTATCAGAGCCAAAAATGAGTATCAGCAATCGTACTTCTTCAACCAAGACACGAAGCTCTGAGCCAGCTTTAAAGGCAAAAGTAACTAATGAGACTGACAGCAAAAAGAAGATATCGGCTATAATGAATTTGGATAAGAGCAAGGCTGCAACTCTTCCAGAACTTAAAATTAGGACGCCCAAGGGACCTGGTGCTACAATTGGCAACTCAATAGCACAAGAAACAATGCAGAGTGTGAATTATCCATCAGTTTCTGAGGGTGCTAGTGTTTCCATGGAAAGGATCACTGCCAAAGTCACACATCATAATGAACTGGATGACAACCCTGTTGTTGAAAAGACAGTTGTAATGCTTGAATGTGAGAAGCCCTCCATCCCTACAGGTCCTGCTTCTAAAGACAATAGTAATATCCAAATTAAAGTGTCCGGTGTCAATAGAGAACCCATCAAACACCAACCACAGAGTCAGTTGAGTTCTAATGAGGTATGATTGACTTTTAGCTACCTCTGATGTAGAAAGTTTATCAGAGAACAGTGTGATGCTTAGAGGACAAGTTGAGCccttaaaatataatttttgttAGCTAGAATTGACGTTGATTGTAGGCTGAATGCAGCAAATTGCAACTGCACTTCTCTCTTGCTCTTTTCATGCAAGTAGTTCGAAGTAAAATTATAGTAATTGGAATTAGagataatttattatttttccatGATTATTCCTATTATCAGATGACAACACCCGGCAACATTCTTTTGTGCATTAATTGGTGAATGGTCTTTGTTTCTCAATCCTTAATTTCTACATCTTTTATCAACTTAAAAAgtatctttaatttctttttctttgactCAACAGATTTCGTTATCCTGCCCTCCTGAAAGGTTGGGTCTTTGTttgttcgttttttttttctttatttgggaCAGTGATTTTAGGTGTTCTTGACAGTCTTACATACAAATCTTCCAATGTTCAGGTGACAGCGGATGGTGCATCAGATCAGGATGCACAAAAGTTTTCATCCCCTAGTACGACTGAAAAATCATACAAAGCTCCACACGCTCGTGTTTCTTCTTTTGAAGATCCTTGCACACGCGTTTCAGAGTACGGAAAGGCAATCCCATCAGATTTGGGGAGTGCAGCAAAAGGCTCTGGAACAACAAAAGCTTATGTTCCTGATTATGGAGACGCACAATTGGAAAAGATTCCTGAAGCACTGGAGAAGCCTGAGgtaaaaaaatcatcaaaaggACTTAGACTGCTACTGAAGTTTGGAAGAAAGAATCAAAGCCCAACCACAGACGAGCATAATGATGAATCAGATAATATCAGTACAAATGATTCTGAAGCCAATGACGTTGGGACTAATACCACTTCTCACAATGAAGGTAAAAATACCAATAGATGACATTTTTGTTGCTTGATACATGTTGAGTAGATGAATTGCCTATAATTCTAGTAACAATCAGATTTTTCCTTTCCTCAACATGAATCTGAGAGTCCAATGATGATGCTACAGACGTGACTCTACTATCAAAATAAGCACTTTATATGATGTTAACTGTCTACAGAATGATTaacatttcatttttaactGAAACTCATTTAGCAGAGTCATATGTACATTTCATATTAGATAGAACTATGGAGAAGTGAATTGCTTATCAGAAGTCCGATATCACTTTAATCGCCTGTATCACAGGGTTTCTAGTTCTACTATTATGCTAGATGATGCAAATTTCATGTTTGACAAAATTATTTCCATGTGTATGTGTGTTGATATTGCTTGGTGAGCTTACTATATATATCTTTGAACTCTTTGTTTGTTGCTGTCAGTTCCTACGCTGAAAAATCTGATATCTCAAGACGAAACCCCCACTGCTAGCAAAACTCAAAAGTGTAAGCATTTCCAAAGATTTGATATGTTTCTATTTTCCCCTATCGTGTTCATCTTGTAAGATCATTGGGATCTCAAATTGAAGATGATTTTTTTGCTCTTATTCAGCCTCTCGTGCATTTTCCCTGCTATCACCTTTCCGAAGTAAGAACAGTGAAAAGAGAAATGCTTAATATGGATTTTGTGGTACCATTAAATACGTGAAGTTGAGGAACATCAAGTTCAAGCTTGTCTTTTGGGCAGCGCAAGTGTGCTTGGGTTTCAAAGGATACAACGGGTTTGTTATTTATTCTTTCACTACTGTGGCTTATAAAATATCTTCAGTAACGTTATCTGAAACACGGTCCTTGTATATTTTACATGTTTTTCCAGTAATGAACTTCCATGTAGTAATATCCATTATGGCTTATTAAATGAAAGCCAGTTTCAAATTAGGCAAAATTTGAACTACTGTTCAGCTGGTTGCAGCCTCCACTAACTGAAAAAAAAGGCCGTGTGTCATACTACTCAAGGAATGGAGGAACATCACTTGGAAAATATCAAATACCTTGGTGATGTTTCCTTCATTGTCTAAAGGATTGTAAGAGAGACTGGAGACCATGTTATTTTCGAATGTGCTCATTCAATCACCGAATGGAGGGACGGGCATCAAGTCTGAAACAGGTACTTATGTTATGAATTTGATAATCAGTCATCGACTCATCATTATGGATTCTGCAGCCTTACTAGCAGTTACTAGCTTTTCACTGATCCTTAATGGAGGAACTGGGTGGATCTGTTTCACTCATTATCCTCATTGCTGCCCTAAAATATATCCTCTTATAGTGGATTCAATACATGAGAATATCCATTCTAAAGTAGATTTTATAGAATAACTCTATCTTTGCTCTCATATCCACGTCTTTAGACATATCATTTTAGAAAGGAGATGCTCATTTATGTTAATCATATGATATTAAACTTATCCTAATAATTAGCTTAAACTTTTTGGTTAGTCGGTGATTTAATATGGTGCTAGAGTAAGTGGTCAAAGAGATCTTGTATTCAAGTTCTTGCAATATTGTTTCCTCTTCgattaatattgattttcacATGTTGGGTAATTTACACCCCTTTAAATCATTTCGTTTCATTTCATTCACAACAGGAGAGAAGAAAATGCCAACATCTCTCATTAGAGTAGCAAAGTATCATGTAATGAAAATAGGTCTATACCTAAAGTACAATATCATTAACTAAAATGTTAGAAGTTCAAATTTCACTAAAAAGAAATGGGCCGCCCTTCTTGGACGGCAAGATAAATGTGACACATATAATTGTGTCGTTGGCAACTAATTCTCCTAAATGCCTATTCTAACGTGTAATAGGGATAACTATATTTTCACTCAACTTTTTTTTGCCTTTTGACtttgtttttattgttgttTGTTGAATGATAGACAAATTCAAACATCCAACCAACATTGACGTTGGGTATAGTGTACGACTTAacttattatttctttttccctctCGTTTGAGttcaaaataatatttgtgCACAAATTTGTCACTTCACTCAAAGTAACCATTTTTACTTGCATGATTATTGTTTTGTTTAGAGTGGCTAACTTCATTCGCATAAAGATCTTATCAtgctcctctctctctctcttccattTTGTGGATGAGATTGTATTAAGCGTCTATCCAACAGGTGAGATCTCCTTTTCTTAAGGAAGTTCCACAAAGTTGACTTAGGGAAACATCATATCTAAGTACACAATGAAATATCACAATAAATGCTAGTCTGACTTTATTTTACAACTTGGACAATGTGGGGTCGTGGGGTAGAATAGAGATACCATATTTGGACAGCCTCAGAATAAAAAGTGTGtatataaagaaaatataagCAATAAGGTGTCCAAAATTTGTATGTTCATGTATTTGGATGAGAGAGTTTATGTAGGGAATGAAATGTATTTAGGGTAAAAACTATATATGGCTGGCTCATATTTACACCAAAGCATTTATAACCCAAATTGTGAAGGAGAAAATaaataagaagaaaaggaggatttggaaatataaaaaaagtttAGTCAAAACGAATAACCAAACAAGAAATACTGCTTTTGCTCATTCTAGTGAATGCTTCCTTCGCCAAACACTCCGCTGCTTCCTGTGGGTCTTCCATGTGTCTTATCAAATTCACTGCCTCTTGATTCTTCATCACCTAATTTTCCCCCATAAACATAATTAACAACACTATCAATTTTCATAATTATACATAGGAAGATGAACATAACTAACTATTTCTATCAATAATGATGATATCGGTGTCTATGTCATCAAGAGAATCATTGAGTATtggaatttgaaataattttttacaccttttgtgattttttttttttaccaaagaATTTGATTTGAAATATCTCTCCATTAACATTGAccaaaaaaatctaaaaatatctTATTagtcaaaaaagaaaatgtaaacgTTGATGCTTCCCACTAATGATGAAGGTGAAACCATAAATCTTGAAGAAAAGTATATGGTGGTGGTTCCATTGCAAAAGTTATGAACAATaaccattttatttatttatttgattaaaaaaaaaggttaatagTTGAAGCAAGCTAGTTCTTTGAAAATGAAGGTGCATTGGAGTCAATTTGAAGATATGATGTTGCTTTAAAATCTGGTCTTAATTACATTTATTAGGAATCAAGATCTTCCCAAGCCGATGACTTAAAACTTCATGGGAGTTTATATCTTACCTCCCATATGCCATTGCTTCCCAATATTACAAATTCAGTTTCCGAGTTGATTCTTTTCGTTGCAAACACAAGTTCAGAGCCTTTTCGAGGTTTCATTCCTGCAAAGAAGTTCGCTCAACGATGAATGTTAGCAAACACATTGATGAAACCTTTCAAGTGAAATCATCATCTTCAAGATTTCGTAGTATTTTAATCTCTTATAATGTGAAATAAAGTACTAATCTACAAGAGAGAGCTTGAGCTTACCAAACATTAATCTACTAGACCAACGTTGAGTGGTTGGATCTTGATCACAACTTATTTGATGAGCAAGACCATCTTCACATAAAATGGTTCTATAGTCACCCATTGTAGCAATCACCAATTTATCTCCATCAATGACCAATGCTGAAGATGATCCCATTTTCCATCCCTCTTTTCCTTCCTTTGCTTCTCTCACCTTTGTTCTTGCACTCAAATGTGCTTTTTTCATTGCCTCTCTTCCTTTCCCTTTTACTTGTGACTGCAAATTTGTTAACACATACTCTCCTCTTTAGAATAATGATTTGAAGTAACCTTTTAACTTACCAGCCAAACAACAAAATTGATACTGTGTATTATACTTATATCTTTGAAAACTTTGTTTGGGGAGCAAGAAATTAAATGTTATAAAGTgttcatttcaaataaaatccaaaattcTTCCTCTCTTTATTATTTGTAAATCAATGCAATGCGAAAACAAAATAGTTCATTTCTATCCATTTTCATTTGTGATGCAAACAAGAAAAATAGTTCATTACTCTTGTCTTCTAAGGAACCTCAATGATTTCAATTCACCGCACCTATTTAAAATTAGAGTTTCATCGACACTCAAATGTCTTATAGTCGATCTAGTATTCAATACATGATGACCACCTAATTGGAACTTAGGATTCACGATTATATTTACAtgcatatatttaatttaatttgatgaTGATGTGATGTAGTATGAGAATGAGATTGAAGATTTGAAATCCAAAAACCTGTATCTCTATTTTATACAAATATAAGAACATTTCTAAacccaaaaaggaaaaaaaaaaaaaaaaaaaaaaagaagaagaaatagagaaaaataaagagaaattGAATAACCTCATGAAAGTTCTTATCAAAGAAATGGGTTTGCATGAACTTGAGGACTTGATCACCAATTTGAGGATTAAAAACCCCAAAAAACCATAACTCAATCCCTTCCATCTGTTCTCTCTGTACAACAACAGAGTCACAATCCGATTCTTTATCCCAAACATTCGAATATGATTGATCCACCACCACATGATACCCATGGTTCACCGGCGCCATCCACGATGCCTTACTCACCGCCGCTGGTGCCGCCATCCCCCGTCTTTTCTTCCTTGTATTCCTCGCCAGAAACCTTCCCAATCTAAGACCCTTCAAAAAATGTCCACCGTATCACCGCCATTAATGCACTCATTATGGCAAGGAATTACAACGAAACAGTACTAAAATGAGATTACGAAAAAGAAGACTTTTTTACCTTGAGTTTGAGACGAAGATCTTTGAGACCCATTTtgagaaatatgaagaaatgaGATCCCCTGGATGAACACAACAAAAAAATCCTTTCACATGGGTGTGTGGAACTTCCCAAGATTTTTCGTGGGATTTATCAGTCAGTCAATTAAGGGGAAGAGggtttggattttttttcttgagaGGAAGTTTTTGTAATTAGTGGGGAAGTGTTTTTGAAGTGGTTACGAAGTTTAATCGAAAAAAGGGGAATTTCTACAAACAAatagtatttatttattttcttttccttcttattAGACCCATTTTTGGGTTTAATGAATTGGAAAGATAATTATTAATCTAAATTCATATTatcaattaataattaattttaaaaaaatccccAAAAATTTAGTGTAAAGTAACGGTTTGCTTGAGCtttttgtgtgtgtatatatatatatcttcaaaAAACAAATAATCTTTTTTCCTAAAAACTTGCTAATTTGAAActgatattaataaaattaagccattgttaggttttttttttataattattatattgtgTGAGATTTAATATTAAAGGTGTAAACAGCTacgttctttttttttaaaaaaaaaatattataataaaataacgcgttaatttagaaaataaggAACCGATTTTAGAAAACAAGGCGGATTGAGGTTATTGGAAgtactttttaaataaaatatatatttgaaatgtttacaaaattgaatttacattttttttttttttttttgtgaagatTCATAACTATTTAGAAACATATTTGTCCACCCtctctaaataataataatgatgtaATATGAACTCTTTTTGAAGAGAAAAATTAATCAAATGTCATCATGAAGTCAAGTGGATTAATCAACATTCAAAGTGGactaatagattttttttttatctcttagtttgtttgtttttcacTTCAAACGGCAATTGGAAGTTAATTGGTAGGAAGAAATAAGAACAAAATGTTAAAACTCTTTCTAGGATTTGCCACTTCAAATTCTTCCATCAAAATTGTCGATTCTAACTACGAAAATTTGATTATTGTATTAAATACTATCATGTTGATATCCAAAAATATAGATGTATATAATCACCTCTTTACATTTCTTATCTACCTTCTACCAAAACaacaaaccaaaatttaaaaacattaaatattaaagaagaaaaagtgagAGTTCAcacaattttcaactttttaattAACTCCACAAAAGGATGTATGCGTGCAAATGGCAGTTTCATAGTCAAAAACAGAGGATTGAAAAAGCATGATATATAGTATATATCGTCAAAATGTGGATTTTAATAATGATGATGGAGCTGACCATCttttttatcaataaaaaaatcTTCATATTGTCTTTTTGCAAATATTATTCATACAAAAATTGGGAGATGAGGATATATCGAGAAAATATCGTACATATTTTGTGGATTTTCAATGGATatattgaaaaatatctatttttcattttttttaacgCAAAATCTTTCACCTCAAATTTCTAATTGAAGTTGCAAaccaatttttttcaaaaatcaaacaTATTTCAATGGTGGTGGTCAAGATTAGAACAATATGGGAGAGGTCAACGATATAAAGAACTTAGTCCCTTCAATATTAGAACAATATCCAAGATTCTTAACCCTGTAGAGTTAGTGGACCAAGAATTGAAGCAATAGGAAAATATTATATTCGTCAAGATTTATACATGATGAGTGACACTAGTTTCATGTACATAGGAAAGGGACGAGTTTGGACGATCACTATCGACATTGACAATATGTCTTTAACGAAAGTAATTATGGACTATGGTTACTCTCTAATAGCTATAGTCGTTCAAGTGGTAATGGTCCTATGGTTATCTCGATGAGTGTAACAAATCGATTTACACAAAGAGACCCCAACTTTTTCGTAAAAGTAAGGAAAAACTTACTCAAAGCCTCCAAATCTACATTATCTACATTCTTCTAAACATTTCTTGTGAAATGGATGAAAAACCATCTATATCGTTATCTAGATTCTTCAACACATCCTCATTTCAGAGGGCTACTATTTAGTCCAAGAATCCACACCAATTAGTAGGATTGAAGTTGATGTTggaagtaaaaataaataacgcTAATGTTGGAATGGGTCCCCATTTTACTATTGAATCTTGCATTTAATTTGATCAATATTGATTTATATGCTTAAAGCCCTAGTTTGTTACTTCAATAAACTATTTCCAAAATTTTCTATAGTCATACTTTTTAAGTGATTTATACTGAAAAGTGACAATTATAATGGAtagtaatttttagaataattattaagtatagcaaaatctattgATAATAGAGTTCTACCATTGACACTCTTAAGGTTTTGATAGacaatatagcaaaatctatcaatgataggactTTATTATCGATAGATtctgacaaattttgctatatttacaattttttaaaaggttgctatatactttattattttgaatataattactatatttgcaactatcccttttgATAAACACCACGTCACAAAGCCATGGCATTAAGATGAATTTCCACGTCACAAAGCCATGGCATTAAGATGAATTTCcaatttccaaatttcaaacaaaaagatCACCCAACTGTTATTTTGAGAAGTTAAAAGGATGACCAAACTTCTGAATAAAACCTTATTTTGCGTAGAAAAGAATTAGGATATCATCAAACGAGCAATTGTGGCTAACCTTTTCAATTTACCATTACTTGTCCATTACTTTCGTTAACTTTAGAAATGACATTAAGAAAATTTAAGTGTTCATAGAAAACATTACTTTTGTCGACAATCTAAGAAAACAAATTCCAACTAAAATGCTTAAAACTAAGATTACGACCAAAATTTCAAACTCAACAAATAAGGTACCATAAAAACCTTAAGAGAAACTGCCCTAACCATGAATAAACGAATAGACATCCACTTGTGACCAAGATTAAGATTTTTAtatcttcattttcttctataATAAGAAACTACCTTCAAACGAAATTCCAAAAAATATGCTAACGAGTCTTTTCATCAATGGTGTACCCACAAATTCCCAACCTACTATGTCATCAACTAGATGGAAGAAATATAACTCACCTTTCTTGTGGTACTTtctcaaacaaataaaaaccaATACCCGCAACCAATCGAATTAAAACAAGGATCTTTTACCTAGAGGGTGATAAAGTTGTGACGATattgaaatcaaaataagaaatTGGCGTAATAAGATTAAAAATGGAAGAAGTTGGTGGAACACAATGACTTAATGCAATAATACTACTACAAAAAAGTTTGAACTATAAATCAACGACCTATAGAAGTTAAAAGAAAGTCGAAAGAGCAAAATGAGAAAATCCCTTCGAAAAATGAACCTCTAAGCCTCGGCCTTCTTCAACTTTGCAAGCTCTTGCCTAACCAATCCAGCCCTCTGCAGAAAGCAAAACCCATAAATTCAAATGCTATCAAATAAATGcatcaataaaaaaatttcggtGTATCATTATCAGTTAATCAATACAAACCTTAATCTTCGCCAACATAAGCTTGAACCTGTCGAAGTCATTGAGTGAGGCTCTTCTCTTCTTAACAATCAATTTTCTGCCCCAAGAGCTATTCTCCCATTTCTTCTGAACATCTGATAATTcaacaacaaaaacaataagCTTAAGAAAATACCATATAAGTAAGAAATTGTTGGGAATCTTCCATACCCCCAGCTTTCATGGCTTCAATCAGTTCCTTCTTCTTCGGGACCCTCTTAATATCAATTTTGATATCGGTCAAGGAGAGTCTCTTAAAGTTCATTTGAGAACGCTCCATATCAGGGGCATCGACCAAAGCCTGACCAGAGAGAAAATCAAGCTAGTCATGCAAATGATTTAACAAAATAATCCATTAAAAAACAAGTCACGATAATAATCACTATCGTtccacaaaatttcaaaatcacttaaaaatttaaaaatgatacTCGCGTAGAAAGAGCTAACAAAACCCCCCAAGTTGAAAATCCACCAAATTTGAGAATGCCTAAATATGATTACTGCCATTATCAAAACTATCCAATTGAAACAAAGTAGTATACAAATTCATCCAATCTTAAGTTCTAAAGCAAAAACAGCCCAGATGACTTAAAACCGAAACAAAAGTTCATTATCTAGCAGTTTCGGCACCAAACTATTTGAAACGAGTGTAGTGTAAAAAATTCCGCAGAAGCTACGAATACTACTGTTATACCATCCAGCTATTTTCAaataacaaataacataaaagaTTTTTCACTCTCCTTGCCTAACTCAAACCATCAGAATAACAAGTAGAAAAACAGAACGAACAACGAGTATGCTTACCCGGTTCTGGTCAATTACATCAACGATTACAACAAGCTTCCCGTAATCCTCACCATAGTTGATGAGGGCAATCCTCCCGATCTCAACATACCGCTTGAAAGGCTAAAGAAACACAACAAAAGAACAAAATGAACAGATTAAAGCAGTGAAATACAAAGCAAAGTTAGAAAGAACAGGAGAAGTTAGCGATGTAGAGAGAGAATCTAACCATTTTTGGTGGCTAAGGGTTAGCAACTGTGAGGAGCAGCGGCGCCGATGGAGGGGAGAAGAGAAGAACTTGTCCTACTGCGTTTTATAATAACTTCTGTCTAGGGCTCGGAATTTATTCGGGCTAAATTTCTGAAGCCCAAACCGTTTGGGCCTTCTAAGGAAATAAAGCTTTATTTTGGGCCTTCTCCAGCCCATTTTTtgcatatttaatttttaatattcgAAAAAAAATGCTTCGCCATTTATTTGATGAAAGAAATATTTTGGAAAacttatttaataaatatttacgCCGCATGTAACAAATCtcgttagccattttttaaatatttcacatttttttcttctttttcttttctgtaatttctttccatcatctttcaattatttatttacgtcctttaatttttctatcgtttttcttcttttcctcttcgtttcTTTAGCTTCGATTTCTTTActatcatcttttttctttttttttt
It includes:
- the LOC103499430 gene encoding 60S ribosomal protein L14-2-like, with protein sequence MPFKRYVEIGRIALINYGEDYGKLVVIVDVIDQNRALVDAPDMERSQMNFKRLSLTDIKIDIKRVPKKKELIEAMKAGDVQKKWENSSWGRKLIVKKRRASLNDFDRFKLMLAKIKRAGLVRQELAKLKKAEA
- the LOC103499429 gene encoding putative protein phosphatase 2C-like protein 44, whose amino-acid sequence is MGLKDLRLKLKGLRLGRFLARNTRKKRRGMAAPAAVSKASWMAPVNHGYHVVVDQSYSNVWDKESDCDSVVVQREQMEGIELWFFGVFNPQIGDQVLKFMQTHFFDKNFHESQVKGKGREAMKKAHLSARTKVREAKEGKEGWKMGSSSALVIDGDKLVIATMGDYRTILCEDGLAHQISCDQDPTTQRWSSRLMFGMKPRKGSELVFATKRINSETEFVILGSNGIWEVMKNQEAVNLIRHMEDPQEAAECLAKEAFTRMSKSSISCLVIRFD
- the LOC103499428 gene encoding COP1-interacting protein 7 isoform X2; protein product: MKSSTVLDSATFQLTPTRTRCDLIISANGKSEKIASGLLNPFLAHLKIAQEQMARGGYSIILEPESRSDSTWFTKGTMERFVRFVCTPQILERVYTIESEILQIEEAIVIQGNNDMRPNVVDDKQGKPTKSPESTTEGSKINGASKSLLDGNEEKAIVLYKPDANSLEANGHMVSEENSKAQLLKVLETRKTMLQKEQGMAFARAVAAGFDIDQMPPLISFANSFGASRLMDACLKFKELWKRKHESGQWLEIEAAEALSSRPDFSPSVNTSGIILTSLTDKQTESRETWSESQNEPSSTNKGNAIADGNTPMMYQSPPGHQEYLQGQYPHHMYPPWPINSPPGALPVFQGYPMQGMPYYQNYAGGSPYFHPHYPVTEDPRMGDGRRMGGKRHSMDGGDNSTEPETWETNASKARVPDDAESEEEASEDQRKSGCSGKKKSGVVVIRNINYIASKRHNSSGSETDSPSESGSGEDRDLQAISPEIKHKKSTRSSRSKGKHLNFGDQSSTPAKTVSPEADGHWQAFQSLLLRDADTEKHHADQSLFTMERETKQKRRQTKVGDDPLIAQGSNRDVIQENGATDIDRIGARINHVSRASNDELLTSRRDGISGDGHLNVQAIELDGGRNGYRRPGSDDFMVYGQKGQTFSNAHSDPLAVSGFDIRKASYDKSSSNNLDGDSYIVPLRSMSMDAVGKEGRTAVDMDSEFPSSNHKAENLSNRVATYEPDVLNLMPKRETENEPVGYDPALEYEMHVHAGRMPTVDKKKEVVTDVKKGVKRLDNDRKPKITPDRKAGGPIRKGKPSKLSPLDEARARAEKLRTYKADLQKLKKEKEEEAIKRIETLKLERQKRIAARGNNSNSAQSSLPSQQTRKLLPTKMSPSSQKGSKFSDSDPGPSSPLQRFPIRMPSIGSNDSNKAAKPSRLNGGNHSAGNRLIQSVPSLTKLKKENSDATNDKKVSMARIRRLSEPKMSISNRTSSTKTRSSEPALKAKVTNETDSKKKISAIMNLDKSKAATLPELKIRTPKGPGATIGNSIAQETMQSVNYPSVSEGASVSMERITAKVTHHNELDDNPVVEKTVVMLECEKPSIPTGPASKDNSNIQIKVSGVNREPIKHQPQSQLSSNEISLSCPPER
- the LOC103499428 gene encoding COP1-interacting protein 7 isoform X1 gives rise to the protein MKSSTVLDSATFQLTPTRTRCDLIISANGKSEKIASGLLNPFLAHLKIAQEQMARGGYSIILEPESRSDSTWFTKGTMERFVRFVCTPQILERVYTIESEILQIEEAIVIQGNNDMRPNVVDDKQGKPTKSPESTTEGSKINGASKSLLDGNEEKAIVLYKPDANSLEANGHMVSEENSKAQLLKVLETRKTMLQKEQGMAFARAVAAGFDIDQMPPLISFANSFGASRLMDACLKFKELWKRKHESGQWLEIEAAEALSSRPDFSPSVNTSGIILTSLTDKQTESRETWSESQNEPSSTNKGNAIADGNTPMMYQSPPGHQEYLQGQYPHHMYPPWPINSPPGALPVFQGYPMQGMPYYQNYAGGSPYFHPHYPVTEDPRMGDGRRMGGKRHSMDGGDNSTEPETWETNASKARVPDDAESEEEASEDQRKSGCSGKKKSGVVVIRNINYIASKRHNSSGSETDSPSESGSGEDRDLQAISPEIKHKKSTRSSRSKGKHLNFGDQSSTPAKTVSPEADGHWQAFQSLLLRDADTEKHHADQSLFTMERETKQKRRQTKVGDDPLIAQGSNRDVIQENGATDIDRIGARINHVSRASNDELLTSRRDGISGDGHLNVQAIELDGGRNGYRRPGSDDFMVYGQKGQTFSNAHSDPLAVSGFDIRKASYDKSSSNNLDGDSYIVPLRSMSMDAVGKEGRTAVDMDSEFPSSNHKAENLSNRVATYEPDVLNLMPKRETENEPVGYDPALEYEMHVHAGRMPTVDKKKEVVTDVKKGVKRLDNDRKPKITPDRKAGGPIRKGKPSKLSPLDEARARAEKLRTYKADLQKLKKEKEEEAIKRIETLKLERQKRIAARGNNSNSAQSSLPSQQTRKLLPTKMSPSSQKGSKFSDSDPGPSSPLQRFPIRMPSIGSNDSNKAAKPSRLNGGNHSAGNRLIQSVPSLTKLKKENSDATNDKKVSMARIRRLSEPKMSISNRTSSTKTRSSEPALKAKVTNETDSKKKISAIMNLDKSKAATLPELKIRTPKGPGATIGNSIAQETMQSVNYPSVSEGASVSMERITAKVTHHNELDDNPVVEKTVVMLECEKPSIPTGPASKDNSNIQIKVSGVNREPIKHQPQSQLSSNEVTADGASDQDAQKFSSPSTTEKSYKAPHARVSSFEDPCTRVSEYGKAIPSDLGSAAKGSGTTKAYVPDYGDAQLEKIPEALEKPEVKKSSKGLRLLLKFGRKNQSPTTDEHNDESDNISTNDSEANDVGTNTTSHNEVPTLKNLISQDETPTASKTQKSSRAFSLLSPFRSKNSEKRNA